A stretch of DNA from Acidimicrobiales bacterium:
ACCTGCCACCGCACCTTGTGGAGACGCCCCGAATCATCAACGCCACAGTGCCGCAGGACGATTGGTCCCTCCTCGGCGAGATGGAAGTCCATACGTAGGTCACATCGCCGACAGGGGATATGGCGAGCCCCGTGCCGACAGGCCAGCTCGCTCGGGTCCCTCGGAGTCCTTGCCGGCACCGTGGACAACCTGGCGCCTCACGGCTGGCGATGGGTCATTCCGGTTGGGATCGAGTTGCGGTGTCAGGCCGGTATGCGACCTCTGATCGACCAACTCCACGTCAGGTGATACCCCGCAAAGCGACGGCGGTGTGTTTAGCCAGAGGCTCCAAGCGGCCGGGTCGCGCGGTGTCTGCACACGAGCACGACTCGGCCACGGTGCGCTCCGAGCTATCTCACGACGGGGCTAGCGTATGCAATGATTACCCTATGCATGCAAATCCGGCCCCGCCGAGGGTGGAGCGTGACGCCGTCGTCGATGCCGTCCTGACCGCGAGCCGGGTGCTGGTGGCCATCGCCGCCCGCTCGCTCGCCGATGCCGCCGAGGAGGTGACGCTTCCTCAGTACCGATCGCTCGTGGTCCTGGCCTCGCGAGGGCCACAGAGCGTGGCCGAACTCGCTGAGGGGGTCGGCGTCGCGCCGCCCACCGCGACGCGCATGTGCGATCGGCTCGTGCGAAAAGGCCTGGTCCGCCGTCGCGCCGATCGGCGGGATCGCCGGGCGGTCCGGATCGCCCTCACCGCAGAGGGCCGTCGTCTGGTCGACAGCGTGACCAGGCGGCGGAGGCGAGAGATCGCCCGCCTTCTCGGATCCATCCCGATCGAGGCCCAGCGTTCGCTCGTCGAGTCGCTGCAGCTCCTGGCCGAGGCGGGCGGCGAGGTTCCCGAGCAGAGCTGGTCGCTCGGGTGGGAGCTGTGACCGGATGCGAGCGGCGGCAGTGAATCTCGGCCACCCGCACCGACCTCGGGTGGGACGTCCGCTGCCGACGACGGCCAGCTGGCCTCGGCGAGTCCACGACTGGCTTCGGGGCACCTCCACGGGCCTGGCGGTGCTGGCCATCGCAGTGGGCCTCGGCGCAGGCGCTGGGGCGGTTGCCTTCCGCTATCTCATCCTTGGCTTCACCATCTTGTTCACCGGTCGCCACGACTACAGCCTCGCCGACCACATGCCGAGTCCCCACTTCCCGGGTCTCGGCATGTGGTTCCTCCTCCTCGTACCGGTCATCGCCGGTCTCATCTACGGACCCATCATCCAGCGTTTCGCCAAGGAGGCCCGTGGCCACGGGGTCCCCGAGGTCATGCTGGCTGTCTCCGAGCGAGGTGGGCGCATCGGTCCGGCTGTGGCCGCGGTCAAGTCCCTCGCCTCGGCCCTGTGCATCGGCGGAGGGGGCTCGGTCGGCCGTGAGGGGCCGATCGTCCAGATCGGCTCCGCCCTCGGGTCCTCGCTCGGGCAAGGCGTCCGGGTCCCCGAGTCCCGGCTGCGGGTGCTCGTCGCCTGCGGGGCCGCGGGGGGCATCTCGGCGACCTTCAACGCCCCCATCGCGGGGGTCTTCTTCGCCCTCGAGCTGATCTTGCGGGACTTCGGCACCGAGTCCTTCGGTGTGGTGGTGCTGGCCTCGGTGGCTGCCGCGGTGGTGGGCCGTGCCGCCTTCGGCAACCATCCCTTCCTGACCCTTCCCGGCTTTCACCAGGCGTCACCCGTGGATTACCTCTTCTTCGTAGCCCTCGGGTTGCTTGCCGCGGTAGTGGGGGTTGCGTTCATCCGCGTCCTCTACGGGATGGAGGATCTCTTCG
This window harbors:
- a CDS encoding MarR family winged helix-turn-helix transcriptional regulator, whose translation is MHANPAPPRVERDAVVDAVLTASRVLVAIAARSLADAAEEVTLPQYRSLVVLASRGPQSVAELAEGVGVAPPTATRMCDRLVRKGLVRRRADRRDRRAVRIALTAEGRRLVDSVTRRRRREIARLLGSIPIEAQRSLVESLQLLAEAGGEVPEQSWSLGWEL